The genomic DNA tactaaaacacacttattttttcaactaattaaaaacccaaataattatttactttttcatcaaacaatttatttttcaaaataaccaataaaataaaactaacatcAAACGAGCTCTTAGAGTTTGTTTTGATATACAAATTTCTTAGTTTTAtaggatttaaaaaaatactcattacaaccataaaatatttaatttatcaactaaaatacaaaaatattttttactttaattttattaaattttaaatataaattcttaagtaataataatttatcctagaaaaataacaaataacccactttttttttattattgaacaaGCTTCTAATGACAAAAACTATATTACATGGTATTTATTTGGATGTTTATGACATGCTTTTACATGTCCCTTTCATGttcatatgaaaataaatttgatctgttttttttcacaaataaataaaaagtttctCAATTAAACCAAACAAGTCCTTGAGAAAGAAGAGACGTCTTGATTGTTGTACTACTTAATGGAAAGAAAGTATACTTAAGAAGACTCTCCAAAGTATTCTACAATGTCCAAGAGatggaataaataaaaaaaaatcaatcaatcaaaagccaaataattatttttttttggattgaTTCATTTTTCCAACCACACTTTGAGTTTTTGTTTCTCCCAGATGAATCGCGCCGTTTTGCAGAGCTCTCCGGTGCAGCCGTCGATGATGGTTTCCGGTGACCGGAACCCTAGCTGCTGGTGGAACAATATCAATACATCTTCACTCCCACCTCAACCTTTTCCTTTtcatagtaataataatttctttactTCCCCTCCAAACCTAATTTTCCCTCACCAGCTCCTCCCTCCcacgccgccgccgccgccgtcaACAGCCGTCGCCTCATCTTGGCATGGGGAATTCAATTATCAGGATCAGCTTCCTCCAGCCGAGTCATGGAGCCAACTTCTCATgtaaatctctctctctctctaaaacttaCTAATTATAGTAAGAACTAAAAAACCTAGTTTAAATTTCAtgcaattattataatttaattaaatttagtaactttattttatttttcatattgtaGGGGAGATGAAGAAGATAAATCTGGATTAGGGAAGAAGTTGGAGAATTGGGAAGAACATGCATCAAATAACTTGGTTTATGAGCATggatctaataataataataattggtcACAAATGATATTATTGTCTAGTCCAAAATCTTCTTCTTGTGTCACTAATAACTCCATGAGCAACAACAATATGTTGAATTTCTCTTCCAACAAGCCTATCGAAATTTCTCGACCACCGCCCAATCGCTCAATCGAGGTAAAAACAGTTCAGTACAAGTTAAATCGATAGATCTTTCTTAGGATCATATGAAACGAATTTAGGGTTGGactaaaattatgatattttttctttgtGGGTCAATTAGTGTAACAACACATCCATTGGTGGGGTAGCTAAGAAAGCTAGGGTTCAGCCTTGTTCAACACAGGCCACATTCAAGGTaagtcattttttttctaatatttggACCATAATTCTTTGTCTTTCTTCATTGTCCATATTCTTGAAGCttcattattctttttttaaagaaaaaataaaacttcaTTCTTGGTTGTATATATGATGTATGAAAATGGATTTAATTAAGCAGGTGAGGAAGGAGAAATTAGGGGATAGAGTTACTGCCCTTCACCAGATAGTTTCACCTTTTGgaaaggtaattaattaattaattgtttatataagTAATAagggttaattaattaaaaaagttattttttttttcagactGACACAGCATCTGTCCTGTTAGAAGCTATTGGATATATTAGATTCCTTCAGGGTCAAATTGAGgtgacaatttattttttcattaataataattattattttgcttataactataatgataatttgaaatatatatgtatttatgttATGCATGTAGGCCCTAAGCTTGCCTTACTTTGGAAATGAAGTAGGAACCATCAAGAACCAACACCCTGTAAGATAGAGCtgttattgtatttaaaatttacattttataaaaataaaataagggtattttgattgatgaatATAGTgattgaataaaattttgataaaaataaatacatcaaacaagtcctttatctattttagttttgaaaaaaatgagattatataattttaaccatTGTTATTGTTTGAATTAATCTTTTTTCAGATCCACCAACTCCAAGGGGAGAGAAACAGCTTGTTTCCTGATGATCCTGGTCAggtataatatttatatgatttgtATTTtgcatttattaaattaaacaaaaaattgctttatttactttattaattattcaacaGCTGTTAAATGACCATTGTACCACAAAAAAGAGAAAAGGAGCTCCTTCTCATCAGGTAAACAGCTAATAAACTAATTATGGATTAAACCTTTTTTTATAGGTAATCTGGGTGTGTTttgagaaattatatatatttttttcaatcatacttaattaataataattaaaatattcttattttattttatttttaaaaaaataaataaaataacattataataattcaaaaatattgatttttttccttttcttttatcatattttactTCTTTTTAACCATTCAATAAATCAACTaaaaaccaaaatatttttattttattttattaaattttaatttaaaatataaaaacatttcattaattcaattattattttttaattcaataaaagtTACACTAAAAGTTAagcatttaaattatattaatttttattaaatataatacaaaattattatatactattatatataatatttttaataatacataaaatatataaagttaaataaaaaataggaacATTTTTTTTCACCTCTCAAATTATCCGCCCCtacttcaatttaaaattttcttattagAAATCAAACCACCTCTTATAACTATTTAGTGGAATAGTCAACTAATTAAAacctcaaataatatattattttattaaacatcattctttttcttcaaaaaaaatatataattaaaatttcaaataacccaacatcaacCAAGCTTTTCTTTATGAGTTATGATTTGaatcttataataattatttttataaaattagggtGAATCTGATGAAGAggcaataataataaataagaaggATCTGAAGAGCAGGGGTCTATGTCTGGTGCCAGTATCATGCACAATGCAAGTGGAGAACAACAACATTATTAATGGTGCGGATTATTGGACCTGCAATTTCCAACAGAACTAGATGATCaattctcttttatatattatgggGGGAATTAATATTTCATAGCTAGATCTAGCTAggttgtttattaattaattgttcatcaagaaaatttattattatataacatcATGAGCACTCACTCTTATGACTTGTTTCAAGGCTGATTGCTCTTGATGCTATATGCATGCATGCTTCTTGATGAgaattaattaacaatttatgaCATATCTTGTAATATCCTTATTATTATCATTTGCACGACTTGATCAAATGTTCATTCTCTATCAATCAATGTTTCgttttttagtgaaaattaaaAAGCTCAATCTATTGTTTTCATGGCTCGATTTGAATTAGGTTATATGGGCTCAAGctactatataattttaacaatttaa from Impatiens glandulifera chromosome 9, dImpGla2.1, whole genome shotgun sequence includes the following:
- the LOC124915115 gene encoding transcription factor bHLH68-like, with translation MNRAVLQSSPVQPSMMVSGDRNPSCWWNNINTSSLPPQPFPFHSNNNFFTSPPNLIFPHQLLPPTPPPPPSTAVASSWHGEFNYQDQLPPAESWSQLLMGDEEDKSGLGKKLENWEEHASNNLVYEHGSNNNNNWSQMILLSSPKSSSCVTNNSMSNNNMLNFSSNKPIEISRPPPNRSIECNNTSIGGVAKKARVQPCSTQATFKVRKEKLGDRVTALHQIVSPFGKTDTASVLLEAIGYIRFLQGQIEALSLPYFGNEVGTIKNQHPIHQLQGERNSLFPDDPGQLLNDHCTTKKRKGAPSHQGESDEEAIIINKKDLKSRGLCLVPVSCTMQVENNNIINGADYWTCNFQQN